In the genome of Magnolia sinica isolate HGM2019 chromosome 2, MsV1, whole genome shotgun sequence, one region contains:
- the LOC131229901 gene encoding uncharacterized protein LOC131229901: MAYGSRRPSPVSEAFTLSPLPYPVLFLLSVVMIFLGTSWYFSYEDAVESAEDQFNWAIMAAPLLLLLAVRWLSSIEDPDRLFYLSPDERRRRSHHRPSEGSSPWVVGVLIIVLLVMVSYQSTFHDKWFA, encoded by the coding sequence ATGGCTTATGGAAGCAGACGCCCATCTCCTGTGTCGGAGGCCTTTACACTCAGCCCTCTGCCATACCCAGTCCTATTCCTACTTTCTGTTGTCATGATCTTCTTAGGAACGTCATGGTACTTCTCCTATGAGGATGCCGTCGAAAGCGCTGAAGATCAATTCAACTGGGCAATCATGGCCGCTCCCTTACTTCTACTATTAGCTGTCCGTTGGCTTTCCTCCATCGAAGATCCAGATCGCTTATTCTACCTCTCGCCTGATGAGCGTCGTCGACGGAGCCATCATCGCCCTTCCGAAGGTAGCTCCCCATGGGTTGTAGGAGTGCTGATTATTGTATTACTAGTGATGGTCTCATATCAGTCGACGTTCCATGACAAATGGTTCGCTTGA
- the LOC131226760 gene encoding pectinesterase inhibitor 10-like — protein sequence MFVGYSLTQKGYKFVNPDTGRRYVTHDASFFEYLNFFSPKSSILFSSSHVTPIPFLDPPSSTPLQVAPSSPSYPPSSIILSSPPPFFPPPPPRHSTRPNTRPTHLQDYICSQALLPAPPHVSHHQQKRSSSDSPLLPSPSSAALRSIFASDLPTSLWKGTHPSTSHPIHHFVSYYSISPSYKSFIANVDSIFLPTRVDVTLAHPKLEACHDG from the coding sequence ATGTTTGTTGGGTATTCTCTCACCCAAAAGGGTTATAAATTTGTTAATCCTGATACTGGCCGACGTTATGTCACCCACGATGCTTCCTTTTTTGAATATCTGAATTTCTTCTCTCCAAAGTCCTCAATTCTTTTCTCatcctctcatgtcactcctatACCCTTTTTAGATCCTCCATCCTCTACCCCGTTACAGGTGGCTCCCTCATCACCTTCATATCCTCCATCATCTATCATACTTTCATCTCCTCCTCCTTTCtttccaccaccaccacctcgcCATTCTACTCGTCCCAATACCAGACCAACTCACCTACAAGATTACATTTGTTCTCAAGCATTGTTACCAGCACCACCACATGTTTCTCATCACCAGCAGAAGCGGAGTAGTTCCGATTCACCATTACTTCCATCACCATCATCCGCGGCTTTGCGATCCATTTTTGCATCGGACCTTCCTACTTCTCTATGGAAAGGTACTCATCCTTCTACTTCTCATCCTATCCACCACTTTGTTTCATATTACTCGATTTCTCCTTCATACAAGTCATTTATTGCCAATGTGGATTCCATATTTCTCCCTACCCGGGTGGATGTTACCTTAGCACACCCGAAACTGGAAGCATGCCATGATGGATGA